The Brasilonema sennae CENA114 genome includes a region encoding these proteins:
- a CDS encoding chemotaxis protein CheB, whose product MTIQFIAIGTSLGGLEALEVLLAGLPKNFPVPVAIVQHRHKSSDDKLRVALQEYSALVVTEPQDKEEIVPGYIYLAPADYHLMIEVTSDAVREPSFSLCVDAAVTYARPSIDVLFETAADTYAERLIAVLLTGANHDGMQGMRKIKARGGKTVVQEPSTAACPIMPEAAIAAGVADKVLPLADIAPYLVKMCNF is encoded by the coding sequence ATGACAATTCAATTCATTGCTATTGGTACATCCTTAGGAGGGTTAGAAGCCCTTGAAGTTTTACTCGCTGGATTGCCAAAAAACTTCCCAGTACCTGTAGCTATTGTTCAGCATCGTCACAAATCTTCAGATGATAAATTGAGAGTCGCGTTACAGGAGTACAGTGCTTTAGTTGTCACCGAGCCGCAAGATAAAGAAGAAATTGTGCCTGGTTACATATATCTAGCTCCAGCAGATTATCATTTGATGATAGAAGTAACAAGTGATGCGGTTCGTGAGCCAAGCTTTTCCTTATGTGTGGATGCTGCTGTGACTTATGCACGCCCGTCAATAGATGTGCTATTTGAAACCGCAGCCGATACTTATGCCGAAAGGTTAATTGCAGTTCTCTTGACAGGAGCTAATCATGATGGAATGCAAGGGATGAGAAAAATTAAAGCACGGGGCGGCAAAACTGTGGTGCAGGAACCTTCAACAGCAGCTTGTCCAATAATGCCTGAAGCGGCGATCGCCGCTGGAGTTGCAGATAAAGTTCTACCTTTGGCAGATATTGCCCCTTACTTAGTTAAAATGTGTAATTTTTGA